The Sesamum indicum cultivar Zhongzhi No. 13 linkage group LG9, S_indicum_v1.0, whole genome shotgun sequence genome segment CAAGTCTTTGCAGATCTCAAAGTGatttttctgcatattttaagtttgaaagAGTTAATATCTTGAGAATGGGATGTAAGACCATTAGCAGCAGGTGCCTTTCTTGCGGCACTTTTTACAAGGTTGGCCATGTATGGACTACTCATAATTCCCAGATCTTCCTACATCTGTAAATAAAATCGAGTTTATTTTAATGGAGGGTTCATACAAGTTGAAtatcgaataatttaatttatttttcaaccctAAATTACTTCATATACAAGAGTTACAACATGACAGAGGACTCTTGAgatgattatattttaggTTCTCATATTTGCGATTAgagttttctgaaaaattagaCGTTATTAGAAGTACTCTTTGTTAATAACTAATGAAGGTGAACATTAGAGAGGGACTTGAATCGTAAAAGATATAAATGTAAGGGATAAAGTTGTAATAGTTCGAGTGTTGAGGGGCATACATATGAGTATTTCTTagtattttagaaaagtttgatgaaaaatatttcttgattaaaaatgaaaatatgagtgccgaaataaaattttagaaacttaTAAGTTCTCTTAAGAATgctattttaaattgttttaaattatcttaaaaaacaagttcaaatatacatactatttcgaacttatacttatttatttctagttttttttctctatagtcacaaaacacaacaaaatactccaaaaataaatccaatcaTAGTGAGTTTCTAacttatgattaaaatttcagCATATTCCTTCAATTAATCACAAATTTTCCAGTATTATAAGCTCcatttttttgatttataaacactccaaaagattatttttaaaataaaatttggtgttTCATAACTtgtagggataattatattcccCTTCCCTTAGAAGTATGATATAATGACACGTAAACCCTTGTAATTTCACCAAATCTCAGGAGAGATGAGTGTAactattcttaaattttaaaaacatgtTATAAGAGATAGGAACTTGTAAAATCTTGTAGACAAGGTTAGCCAAACATGCACCCTCCAAATATGAGACGAGTAAGATTAAATAGAATTAGCAACAAAGataaagacaaaaaatgtttATAATAAGGGAAATGAAAGTATGTACTATATCTGGCAACTTGTTTCATTGTTTATGATCTCAGCAAACATAAACAAATTGAAGTCAACAAAGCGAATAGGAACGTGCGTGAAATATGAAAGAATCTAATCTCCTTTAGCATGTTTCTGTAGTAAAAATAGACATGCTTCCAAGAGACTCAACCACAACATGTTCCAAGTCTTACTTTATTTTCCTGGAAGAAATCGAAGGCCGAAGAGGAGCTGTTTTCAAGCTGTTTATGTCCATGAGAGTAAGCTAACTTACATAACTTTAGCCAAACTCCACGGCCATGTTCCTCCTCTCTATAAATGCTTGGATATTGGTGTGTATGGGAATAGAATCATCATTTTACATAACAAAAATAGCAAATCTCTGAATTTGCATGAGATAAGATCGCTGAGAAATGGAGGCGAGGAGGCTCTTCGTGGTGACGGCTCTCCTCCTGCTGTTCATCTCCATGGAAATCAATACCATTTTGGCCCAAGGAAACGGCAATGGAAATGGCAACGGAAATGGAAATGGCAGCGGAAATGGGAATGGGAACGGAAATGGCAGTGGCAGCGGCAATGGGAATAACAATGGCAATGGTAATGGCAGTGGCAATGGCAACAACAATGGGAATGGCAGTGGCAGCGGCAATGGCAACAACAATGGGAATGGCGACGGCAGCGGCAATGGCAACAACAATGGGAATGGCAGCGGCAGCGGCAATGGCAACAACAATGGGAATGGCAGCGGCAGCGGCAACGGCAACGGTAATGGTAATGGCAATGGCAATGGCAATGGTAATGGTAATGGCAATGGCAATGGTAATGGCAACGGCAATGGTAGTGGCAACGGAAATGGCAATGGCAATGGCAATGGTAACGGCAACGGCAACGGCAACGGTAATGGTAATGGCAACGGTAACGGCAATGGTAATGGAAACGGAAATGGAAGCATCAAAGGACATGACAGTGGAAATGAAAATGGGCAGGGCAGCAATGGGAAAAAACAGAAACGGCCTCCCCATGATGCTGCTACGACTAATTATGACGTATTATCATCGCTGCCCAACACAGGTCAGGAAAGAGCCTTTTGCAAGGCGAGGGGCAAATGCCACTACAAGACCCTGACATGCCCTGCTCAGTGCCCCCAGCGCAAGCccaagaagaacaagaagaacaaGGGATGCTTCGTCGACTGCAGCAGCAAGTGTGAAGTCACCTGCAAATGTATATTATAACACATTACATTACATTTGCTTGAGtttttattcatattcttGTTTAAGAGTACAAGtactaattttgaatttgtgtttctttGGCAGGGCGAAGGCCTAAATGCAACGGATACGGTGCTTTATGTTATGATCCACGCTTTGTGGGCGGCGACGGTGTCATGTTCTACTTCCACGGAGCAAAGGGGAGTGATTTTGCCATCATTTCCGATGAAACCCTCCACATCAATGCACATTTGATCGGCACCAGGCCTCAGGGCAGGACTCGTGACTTTACGTGGGTGCAAGCTCTCTCCGTCATGTTCGACACCCATACACTAGTCCTGGCAGCTAAGAAGGTCTCTCATTGGGATGACAACGTGGACGCACTTATCGTGAAGTGGAACGGTGAGTCTATCgatgttcccacagacggAGAGGCCGAATGGAGGGTCAATGATGGAGAAAGAGAAGTTGTAATTGAAAGGACTGACGATGTTAACACGGTAAGAGTGATGGTATCCGGGCTAGTAGAAATGGACGTGAGGGTGACCCCGATTGGAGAAGTAGAAAACAAGGTCCATAACTATCAGTTGCCGTCTAATGATGCATTTGCTCACCTGGAGACACAGTTCAGGTTTTTAGATTTGTCCGATCAGGTCGAGGGAGTTCTGGGCAAGACTTACACGCCGGGATATGTAAGTCCGGTGAAGAAAGGAGTACCAATGCCGATGATGGGCGGGGAGGATAAGTATCAAACCCCATCGCTCTATTCACCTGCCTGCAAAGTTTGCAGATTTAGGAGACCCTCAGGCTCAGGCAGCGTCGCTGTAGCCTGATTTGATTTCAAATGTTTGTGATTGATTAATAAATGCATTGCttgtcttaattattattattattatgtgtcCCATTCAAAAGTTGTAACTAAGTGTTATGAAGAACTCTCTTGTAGCATGGGAGGAATAAAACGAAACTGTTGCCAGGTAGCAACTACATTTGATTTGTATTCTTCAAGGATGAATTATATGGTTTGGTGTAGAGAGAAATATATATCTTGAGAACTTATGGATAAAAAGTTTTTGGATAATTCACATGGTGTTTGAGTGCTGCATGCTTTGcttctatttaatataaaaaagaatcatttttcatatttttgtgttATATATTGATATCACATTTACGTGTGTATtgtatactattttatttttaaattataatctaatttgataatattttttaacttgagtgtttattgttttattggtTTGACAAATGATCCACGCCCACAGAAAGCACGTAACAATCAgtgaaatttgttttaatttgaaaaatgagtaATTCTAATGgcttaattgcaatttttggggttattagcatccaccttcCCTAAGATTTAAGATTTTGACATCCAGCTCGAgtttctggaaaaaaaaaacctcgTATtctagaattatatatatatatatatatatatgtgtgtgtgtttattaaCTAGATTAAAATTGGTAAAAGTATTGGAAAGCTCTCCTAACAAAGCAACAGCtgaaataataatcaataatgCATCAGAGACTTTGAGATCGAACGCTCATGAAATCGTATCATCATACGAGGCTCAAGGGACTGAAATTTAGTAACTGCATGATCAATGAACAGATCAACATAAAATCTAATCCATTGATTGCTTATTCGTGCTTGTACCATCAGATTGCACTTTTTCCAGCACTGATGGTTTGGATAGTATTACATCTTGACTGctcttctcaattttcttgCAGCATCATACTTTGACGTATAATTGACAATTGATAAAGTATGAACCTAGAGCAGTAACCAACAAGTTTCATACGTCGACTGGATTTGCTAAAAAGACGAATGTCATGTACAGGAAGCTTCAACGGCTAAGCTTTTAGTAATTCCTGCACACGGGTCGCCAAATGTGCTAACGGAAACGCCAATGCTGCAGCTTCTTGATCCTATGCAAGCCTGTAAAGATTTTACGCAATGTAAGAGAGAAAGTAAGGACTTAAAATCTACAGATTATGATTGAATACTGTCAGAAGAATCATTAAGAATGAAAACCTTTTCGACAACAGAACGAGCCATTTTGCTGGTGCATCGACCGTGGCTAAAACTTCCACAGGTTCCACGAGGAGTTCCAAAGCTGGCAAATTTTATTTCGGAGATGACCTGATTTGCGAGAGGGCAAGCTAGAGAAAGAATTGGTCCtgctgtttttcttgtttcgtCATCTGAAGTCCACATATCAACTGGAAGTGGGTGATTTTCTGAAATCCGAGCGCATATGCTTTGTGTTTCTCTAGTAGCAAAAGATAGCTGTGTTGGATTGCCTCCCATTTCCTCGAATAACACTAGGATGTTTCCACTTGGTTTTAGCCACGAACGGGGAACGTGATAGCTGAAAGATTAAACAGATCAATACTCGGATCATAATATGAATTCGGGATAATGAGTTTTGACGAGCTAGAAATTCTTACAGTTGCTGAGATGGCTTTCCACAGTTCTTCAGGCATTTGCTTGAGCTATAAGCTCCCCTGTAATTGCAAGAATCAGTGCAGCCGCTATTTCCAGCTATATTGGTTGGCCAGTAACGCCCAATGCTTTGTCCATTTATCCATGCTTGTCCCTTTCCCAATCCCATAAAGTCTAGTGCAAGTGGGCTGCTTCCGGAGGGAGCATCAAAAGTCGTCTGGATCCCGAAAAGGACAAGATGTTGCATTCATTTTCTTAGCATGAAAGAAACTGGTCTAATTGTTACAGAGAATAATATGGGGGGGAGAGAGAGCTAAAGCTTTCTAAGTCATCTTAAAGTCATCATTGTGAGTCCCGTCAGAGTTAACAATAACAGTGAGCAGcttacttaaattttttaacatgtTCACACGGAAGAATTTAATTGGTTCTCCAATGTGCAGAAGTAGatcataaacaaaataaagtcCAAAGATTACCTTGTACCACACCAGTGGTTGATTCTTAGGCAAAGTGGGCTCTGTTGTCCAAAGTGAGGAAGTTCCACTAGCCAGGCCTAGTTCTTCTCCTTTCAAACCAA includes the following:
- the LOC105170824 gene encoding uncharacterized protein LOC105170824; amino-acid sequence: MEARRLFVVTALLLLFISMEINTILAQGNGNGNGNGNGNGSGNGNGNGNGSGSGNGNNNGNGNGSGNGNNNGNGSGSGNGNNNGNGDGSGNGNNNGNGSGSGNGNNNGNGSGSGNGNGNGNGNGNGNGNGNGNGNGNGNGNGSGNGNGNGNGNGNGNGNGNGNGNGNGNGNGNGNGNGSIKGHDSGNENGQGSNGKKQKRPPHDAATTNYDVLSSLPNTGQERAFCKARGKCHYKTLTCPAQCPQRKPKKNKKNKGCFVDCSSKCEVTCKWRRPKCNGYGALCYDPRFVGGDGVMFYFHGAKGSDFAIISDETLHINAHLIGTRPQGRTRDFTWVQALSVMFDTHTLVLAAKKVSHWDDNVDALIVKWNGESIDVPTDGEAEWRVNDGEREVVIERTDDVNTVRVMVSGLVEMDVRVTPIGEVENKVHNYQLPSNDAFAHLETQFRFLDLSDQVEGVLGKTYTPGYVSPVKKGVPMPMMGGEDKYQTPSLYSPACKVCRFRRPSGSGSVAVA